The Trichosurus vulpecula isolate mTriVul1 chromosome 3, mTriVul1.pri, whole genome shotgun sequence genome includes a window with the following:
- the LOC118841619 gene encoding uncharacterized protein C15orf61 homolog, whose protein sequence is MELLRRVHEAALRLVLLLSPRGAASARDPKPRASEVLTQHLLQRRLPHWTSFCVPYSAVHNDQFGLSHFNWAVEGANYHVLRTGCFPFIKYHCSKAPWQDLDRQDQFFTALKVINLGIPTLLYGLGSWLFARVTETVHTSYGPITVYFLNKEDEGAMY, encoded by the coding sequence ATGGAGTTATTGAGGCGGGTTCACGAGGCCGCCCTGCGGCTGGTGCTGCTGCTGAGCCCTCGGGGCGCCGCCTCGGCCCGGGACCCCAAGCCCCGCGCCTCGGAGGTGCTGACCCAGCACCTGCTGCAGCGGCGCCTGCCTCACTGGACCTCGTTCTGCGTCCCCTACAGCGCCGTGCACAACGACCAGTTCGGCCTCTCCCACTTCAACTGGGCGGTGGAGGGAGCCAACTACCACGTTCTGCGCACCGGCTGCTTCCCCTTCATCAAGTACCACTGTTCCAAGGCGCCCTGGCAGGACCTGGACCGGCAGGATCAGTTCTTCACAGCGCTCAAAGTCATCAACCTCGGCATTCCAACTTTATTATATGGACTTGGCTCCTGGTTATTTGCCAGAGTCACAGAGACTGTTCATACCAGTTATGGACCAATAAcagtttattttctaaataaagaagatgaaggtgccatgtactaA